The following coding sequences are from one Megamonas funiformis window:
- a CDS encoding PTS mannitol transporter subunit IICBA, giving the protein MSEAKAGNVAQEKMQKFGRFLSGMVMPNIGAFIAWGLLTALFIPTGWIPNEYLAAAGGPMSKWLIPLLIGYSGGSAIYQHRGGVLGAIATAGIIAGSDIPMFLGAMIVGPFGGWCIKKFDEAFQDKIPTGFEMLINNFSAGILGGILAILAYAIVGPVVSSLNDILRGGVEFIVNLGLIPLVSILVEPAKVLFLNNAINHGVFSPIGIQESQELGKSIFFMIESNPGPGLGVLLAFCLVGKGMAKSSAPGAVIIHFLGGIHEIYFPYILMKPILLLAVIPAGMAGVFTLSVLNGGLIAPASPGSIFAILAMTPKGAYFANIAAVVVATAVSFVIASIFIKASKDDGSSLEEAQQNMQDMKNRGSKRVESDVVVKGSELKKIIYACDAGMGSSAMGASALRNKLKKAGYGYISVTNCAIGNIPSDAQIVVSHEKLADRAIADSPQAEHLFVQDFIKNDVYDIILAKLQNVEAKVEEVTDSKENAVEDETVLKRENIKMCLDTVTKEEAIKMAGELLYKSGYVGKEYINGMLAREQDVSTYMGRGIAIPHGENAVKDTVKKSGIVVLQFPNGVEFGTGKAKLVVGIAGKGDEHLAILANIAIALDEYTDEQLEELFVTKDKEALYNLFTKSND; this is encoded by the coding sequence ATGTCTGAAGCAAAAGCAGGAAATGTTGCTCAAGAAAAGATGCAAAAATTTGGTAGATTTTTAAGCGGAATGGTAATGCCAAATATCGGTGCATTTATCGCTTGGGGTTTACTCACAGCATTATTTATTCCAACTGGTTGGATACCAAATGAATATTTAGCAGCTGCAGGTGGCCCTATGTCAAAATGGTTAATTCCATTATTGATTGGTTATAGTGGTGGTAGTGCTATTTATCAACATCGTGGCGGTGTTTTAGGTGCTATCGCAACAGCTGGTATCATCGCTGGTTCTGACATTCCAATGTTCTTAGGAGCAATGATTGTTGGTCCATTTGGTGGTTGGTGTATTAAAAAATTTGATGAAGCTTTCCAAGATAAAATCCCAACAGGATTTGAAATGCTCATCAATAACTTCTCTGCTGGTATTTTAGGTGGTATTTTAGCAATCCTTGCTTATGCTATCGTAGGTCCAGTAGTAAGTTCCTTAAATGATATTTTACGCGGTGGCGTTGAATTTATCGTAAACTTAGGTCTTATTCCACTCGTATCTATTTTGGTTGAACCTGCAAAAGTATTGTTCTTGAATAATGCTATCAACCATGGTGTATTCAGCCCAATTGGTATTCAGGAATCTCAAGAACTTGGAAAATCCATCTTCTTTATGATTGAATCTAACCCAGGCCCTGGTCTTGGTGTATTACTTGCTTTCTGTTTAGTAGGTAAAGGCATGGCAAAAAGCTCTGCTCCAGGTGCAGTAATTATCCACTTCTTAGGTGGTATTCATGAAATTTACTTCCCATACATTCTCATGAAACCAATCCTCTTATTAGCAGTTATTCCAGCAGGTATGGCTGGCGTATTCACATTAAGCGTTTTAAATGGTGGTCTTATCGCTCCAGCTTCTCCAGGTAGTATTTTTGCAATCTTAGCAATGACTCCAAAAGGAGCATATTTTGCAAATATCGCAGCAGTAGTAGTAGCTACAGCAGTGTCATTCGTAATAGCTTCTATCTTCATCAAAGCTTCTAAAGATGACGGTTCTTCCTTAGAAGAAGCTCAACAAAATATGCAAGATATGAAAAACCGTGGTAGCAAACGTGTTGAAAGTGATGTAGTAGTAAAAGGTAGCGAACTTAAGAAAATTATTTATGCTTGCGACGCAGGTATGGGTTCTTCCGCTATGGGTGCAAGTGCACTTCGCAATAAATTGAAAAAAGCAGGTTATGGATATATTTCTGTAACAAACTGTGCTATCGGTAATATTCCATCTGATGCTCAGATTGTAGTATCTCATGAAAAATTAGCAGACCGTGCAATCGCCGATTCTCCACAAGCTGAACATTTATTTGTACAAGATTTCATTAAAAACGATGTTTATGATATTATTTTAGCTAAATTACAAAATGTAGAAGCTAAAGTAGAAGAAGTTACAGATAGCAAAGAAAATGCTGTTGAAGATGAAACTGTATTAAAACGTGAAAATATTAAAATGTGCTTAGATACAGTTACTAAAGAAGAAGCTATAAAAATGGCTGGCGAATTATTGTATAAATCTGGCTATGTTGGCAAAGAATATATTAATGGTATGCTTGCACGTGAACAAGATGTAAGCACATACATGGGACGTGGCATTGCTATTCCACATGGTGAAAATGCAGTAAAAGACACAGTTAAAAAATCAGGTATTGTAGTATTACAATTCCCTAATGGTGTAGAATTTGGTACAGGTAAAGCAAAATTAGTTGTTGGTATCGCAGGTAAAGGCGACGAACATCTTGCTATCTTAGCAAATATTGCTATTGCTCTTGACGAATATACTGATGAACAATTAGAAGAATTATTCGTTACAAAAGACAAAGAAGCTTTATATAACTTATTTACAAAATCTAATGATTAA
- a CDS encoding mannitol-1-phosphate 5-dehydrogenase, protein MKAVHFGAGNIGRGFIGELLYESGFSTTFVDVVKATVDYINETNSYEMYIIDNNEKKVIKNVKAFSPITNEADIVEAICEADLITTSVCVDNLDKIAPTLAKGLKERLNRGIGKVDVMACENAFYATDMLKKALVENTKAPVTEEELDKVGAFPNVAVDRIALSTVINGVRVPQIQAAFELVIEKDKMVNPEAQPIKGAEYVENLGMYLERKLYVFNCGHAATAYFGYHNNCETIHDALEVPEIKADVVAVMKESAMAMTKKYPFKFEELEAYIEKILKRISLEALHDEVVRVGRSPIRKLNLKDRLVGPALLAESYGLDNTHLAKAIATGYTFDYKEDEQAVEIQAYIADNGIEKAVEKYSGLTADQKLYQLVIENYKAIKA, encoded by the coding sequence ATGAAAGCAGTACATTTTGGTGCTGGTAATATCGGTAGAGGTTTTATTGGAGAATTATTATATGAATCTGGTTTTTCTACAACTTTTGTTGATGTAGTAAAAGCAACAGTTGATTATATCAATGAAACAAATTCTTATGAAATGTATATCATTGATAATAATGAAAAGAAAGTAATTAAAAATGTAAAAGCTTTTTCTCCAATTACTAATGAAGCAGATATTGTGGAAGCAATTTGTGAAGCTGATTTAATTACAACATCTGTTTGTGTTGATAATTTAGATAAAATAGCTCCTACACTTGCTAAAGGATTAAAAGAACGTTTAAATCGTGGCATAGGTAAAGTAGATGTTATGGCTTGTGAAAATGCTTTTTATGCTACAGATATGTTGAAAAAAGCTTTAGTAGAAAATACTAAAGCGCCAGTAACAGAAGAAGAACTTGATAAAGTAGGCGCTTTCCCAAATGTAGCTGTAGATAGAATTGCACTTAGCACAGTTATAAATGGCGTAAGAGTACCTCAAATTCAAGCAGCTTTTGAACTTGTTATTGAAAAAGACAAAATGGTAAATCCAGAAGCTCAACCAATTAAAGGTGCAGAATATGTAGAAAATCTTGGCATGTATCTTGAACGTAAACTTTATGTATTTAACTGTGGTCATGCTGCAACTGCATATTTTGGTTACCATAATAATTGTGAAACAATTCATGATGCTTTAGAAGTTCCAGAAATTAAAGCTGATGTAGTAGCTGTAATGAAAGAATCAGCTATGGCAATGACTAAAAAATATCCATTTAAATTTGAAGAATTAGAAGCTTATATCGAAAAAATCTTAAAACGTATTTCCTTAGAAGCATTACATGATGAAGTAGTACGTGTAGGTCGTTCTCCTATCCGTAAATTAAATCTTAAAGACCGTTTAGTAGGGCCAGCTTTATTAGCTGAATCTTATGGTCTTGATAATACTCACTTAGCAAAAGCTATTGCTACAGGATATACTTTTGATTATAAAGAAGATGAACAAGCTGTAGAAATTCAGGCTTATATTGCTGACAATGGTATTGAAAAAGCAGTAGAAAAATATTCTGGACTTACAGCAGATCAAAAACTTTATCAGCTTGTAATTGAAAATTATAAAGCTATTAAAGCTTAA
- a CDS encoding glycerate kinase: MQNFILVPDSFKGTLSAIEVCNIMKSSIKNLYKDANIISVPVADGGEGTVDAFLYALGGEKKSIWVSDAFNEQKILAHYAMLKDNIAVIEMAACAGLPLVKNRLEPDKTTTFGVGELIIDAINSGAKKIILGLGGSATNDGGCGMAAALGVKFKDEQDQEFIPTGGTLSQIYKIDMNNIYSKIKDIEFISMCDVDNPLCGRLGASAVFAPQKGADEDMVKSLDEGLAHLAKIIKRDLHIEVKDIKGAGAAGGLGAGSIAFLQSKLTKGIDVILDTINFDELVSKADIVFTGEGKFDSQSLHGKVVMGVANRSQKYKTPVIVVTGAIGENIQEAYNKGITAIFSINKEPMEFSKSALKSKENMILTMENILRLLKI, encoded by the coding sequence ATGCAAAATTTTATTTTAGTACCTGATTCTTTTAAGGGAACTTTATCAGCTATAGAAGTCTGCAATATCATGAAGTCATCAATAAAAAATTTATATAAAGATGCAAATATCATCAGTGTACCTGTAGCTGATGGTGGTGAAGGAACAGTAGATGCATTTTTATATGCTCTTGGTGGGGAAAAGAAAAGTATTTGGGTAAGTGATGCTTTTAATGAACAGAAAATATTAGCTCATTATGCTATGTTAAAAGATAATATAGCTGTCATAGAGATGGCTGCTTGTGCTGGATTACCATTGGTGAAAAATCGCTTAGAGCCAGATAAAACAACTACATTCGGTGTGGGTGAATTAATCATAGATGCTATAAATAGTGGGGCTAAAAAAATAATTTTAGGTCTTGGTGGAAGTGCGACAAATGATGGCGGTTGTGGTATGGCTGCTGCTTTAGGCGTGAAATTTAAAGATGAACAAGACCAAGAATTTATACCAACAGGTGGGACATTGTCTCAAATTTATAAAATTGACATGAATAATATATATTCGAAAATAAAAGATATAGAATTTATATCTATGTGTGATGTGGATAATCCTTTATGTGGCAGACTAGGTGCGTCGGCAGTTTTTGCTCCTCAAAAGGGTGCTGATGAAGATATGGTTAAATCATTAGATGAAGGGTTAGCTCATTTAGCAAAAATAATTAAACGAGATTTACATATTGAGGTGAAAGATATCAAAGGAGCTGGAGCTGCTGGCGGTTTAGGTGCAGGCAGTATAGCTTTTTTGCAAAGTAAATTAACTAAAGGCATAGATGTTATTTTAGATACGATAAATTTTGATGAATTAGTTTCAAAGGCAGATATTGTATTTACAGGTGAAGGTAAATTTGATAGTCAATCTTTGCATGGAAAAGTAGTCATGGGTGTGGCAAATCGCAGTCAAAAATATAAAACTCCTGTAATTGTGGTAACAGGAGCTATTGGTGAAAATATTCAAGAAGCGTATAATAAAGGTATAACAGCTATATTTAGCATTAATAAAGAACCTATGGAATTTAGTAAATCAGCCTTGAAAAGCAAAGAAAATATGATATTAACTATGGAAAATATTTTAAGGTTATTAAAAATATGA
- a CDS encoding enoyl-CoA hydratase/isomerase family protein, with the protein MQSVLMEKNEHLGIITLNRPKSLNAMNADLVEEFHRALDIFVEDEDIRVIILTGAGRAFCAGGDLGYLESLNDDKKRKAFIERVGEMTLKLRNCAKPVIGMINGVTAGAGVNLMLACDIVCSSEDAKFIQSFVNVGLVPDCGGMYLLKETVGLQKAKELMFTADVISAQEAEKLKMVMHVYTKEDLKIETEKIAQKIAQGAPMAIMYMKKMLNKSYANLKDFLDEEALVQTFCLGTEDCKEGILAFKQKRQPNFQGK; encoded by the coding sequence ATGCAAAGTGTTTTAATGGAAAAAAATGAGCATCTAGGGATAATTACATTAAATCGTCCTAAAAGTTTAAATGCAATGAATGCAGATTTAGTGGAAGAATTTCATCGTGCCTTAGATATTTTTGTAGAAGATGAAGATATTCGCGTAATTATTTTAACTGGTGCAGGTAGAGCTTTTTGTGCTGGTGGTGATTTAGGTTATTTAGAAAGCTTAAATGATGATAAAAAAAGAAAAGCCTTTATTGAACGTGTGGGTGAAATGACTCTAAAATTGAGAAATTGTGCTAAGCCTGTCATTGGTATGATAAATGGGGTTACTGCTGGCGCTGGTGTTAATTTAATGTTAGCTTGCGATATTGTATGTAGTAGTGAAGATGCCAAATTTATTCAAAGTTTTGTCAATGTTGGTTTAGTTCCTGATTGTGGCGGTATGTATTTATTAAAAGAAACAGTAGGATTGCAAAAAGCGAAAGAATTAATGTTCACAGCTGATGTAATCAGTGCTCAAGAAGCAGAAAAATTAAAAATGGTAATGCATGTCTATACAAAAGAAGATTTGAAAATAGAAACAGAAAAAATAGCACAAAAAATAGCTCAAGGTGCGCCGATGGCTATTATGTATATGAAGAAAATGTTAAATAAATCATATGCAAATCTGAAAGATTTTCTTGATGAAGAAGCTCTCGTACAGACTTTTTGTTTAGGAACAGAAGATTGTAAGGAAGGAATTTTGGCTTTTAAACAAAAACGTCAACCTAATTTTCAAGGCAAATAA
- a CDS encoding DUF3298 and DUF4163 domain-containing protein, with product MQKSWKILMSLFMVMLLSMSVTFAQSSYYEVQEKTLDSEFVEGKYPVVNADNILVKSRINRQITKIINDFNQNVQQENDIGRDLTGFIGYEIKANSDKIFSVIINCSTMYKGAAHPNTYAYGLSFDEQGNLIQFSQVINIDKQSGKNIYTIDNLNKEIKAQVGQHLFDFHKDVTAFPQEFYLDENMDLHVLFQRYEITPYAVGLVDVILKK from the coding sequence ATGCAAAAATCGTGGAAAATTTTAATGAGTTTATTTATGGTAATGCTTTTATCAATGTCGGTTACATTTGCGCAATCAAGCTATTATGAAGTGCAAGAAAAGACATTGGACAGTGAGTTTGTAGAGGGGAAATATCCAGTAGTAAATGCAGATAATATTTTAGTGAAATCTAGAATAAATAGACAGATTACTAAGATAATAAATGACTTTAATCAAAATGTTCAACAAGAAAATGATATTGGTAGAGACCTTACAGGTTTTATCGGATATGAAATAAAAGCAAATAGCGATAAAATTTTTAGTGTGATAATAAATTGTTCTACTATGTATAAAGGTGCGGCTCATCCAAATACGTATGCTTATGGATTAAGCTTTGATGAACAAGGTAATTTAATACAATTTTCTCAAGTTATTAATATAGATAAGCAAAGTGGAAAAAATATTTATACAATAGATAATTTAAATAAAGAAATAAAAGCACAGGTAGGTCAACATCTATTTGATTTCCATAAAGATGTAACAGCATTTCCTCAAGAATTTTATTTAGATGAAAATATGGATTTACATGTATTGTTCCAAAGATATGAGATAACACCATATGCAGTAGGTCTTGTTGATGTTATTTTAAAAAAATAA
- a CDS encoding energy-coupling factor transporter transmembrane component T family protein: MYKLTALTKLILAIMISIASLITNDLYILSLLAFIEIFTCFYLPKTKLLWSALGILIFFSFILFLIQLVCGTDLNTSIASALKMFIMAVSLLLLLQTTSARELTASLVKQLHLPYQYAFMITAILRFVPDILEESSAVRDAQSCRGFKPSSNPFRRIFDYMMVIKPMVFRSISRSENMALSLQMRGFSSPKPRVFIIDTKLRAIDYISMILFLLILSLLFYFI, from the coding sequence ATGTATAAATTAACTGCTTTAACAAAATTAATTTTAGCTATTATGATTTCAATAGCGTCTTTAATTACTAATGATTTATATATCTTAAGTCTATTAGCCTTTATCGAAATTTTTACTTGTTTTTATTTACCTAAGACAAAATTACTTTGGAGTGCTCTTGGTATTTTAATTTTTTTCAGCTTTATTTTATTTCTAATTCAACTTGTTTGCGGTACTGATTTAAATACCTCCATTGCTTCTGCTCTCAAAATGTTCATCATGGCAGTATCTTTATTATTGCTCTTGCAAACCACTTCTGCTAGAGAACTCACAGCTTCATTAGTAAAACAATTGCATTTACCTTATCAATACGCTTTTATGATTACTGCTATTTTGCGTTTTGTTCCTGATATATTAGAAGAAAGCTCTGCTGTTCGTGATGCCCAGAGCTGCCGAGGTTTTAAACCTTCATCAAATCCATTTCGTCGCATTTTTGACTATATGATGGTAATTAAACCCATGGTTTTTCGCTCTATTTCTCGCAGTGAAAATATGGCGCTCAGTCTTCAAATGAGAGGATTTTCTTCTCCTAAGCCAAGAGTATTTATCATTGATACTAAATTAAGAGCTATAGATTATATTTCTATGATTTTATTTCTTCTAATCTTATCTTTATTATTTTATTTCATCTAA
- a CDS encoding energy-coupling factor ABC transporter ATP-binding protein, translating into MLTLNNISFSYQKNRFILKNISTNIDDTKITAIAGRNGSGKTTLTRLVMGLVHPNRGSMTLDDVDITKKEPYEMAQYIGYVFQNPDQQLFASTVFEEVAFAPRKLGCNEHTIKKRVEEALKITNLQDIIWEMPQVLSLGQKQRLSIACALAAKPKILILDEPTSGQDCRERTMLLRLMRKLNAQGLGIIMVTHDMDILAEHADKVIVINQGELAFDGTPLDLFSQKELTLKLGLELPEAVCISQELGLDICLTPMEIYAHLHKRG; encoded by the coding sequence ATGTTAACGCTAAATAATATTTCTTTTAGCTATCAAAAAAATAGATTTATCTTAAAGAACATCTCCACCAATATAGATGATACAAAAATCACAGCTATAGCTGGCAGAAATGGCAGTGGTAAAACAACATTAACTAGACTTGTAATGGGACTTGTACACCCTAATAGAGGCTCTATGACTTTAGATGATGTTGATATCACAAAAAAAGAACCATATGAAATGGCTCAATATATTGGTTATGTATTTCAAAATCCTGACCAACAATTATTCGCTTCCACTGTTTTCGAAGAAGTAGCTTTTGCTCCTAGAAAATTAGGTTGTAATGAACATACTATAAAAAAACGTGTCGAAGAAGCTTTAAAAATAACTAATCTTCAAGATATAATTTGGGAAATGCCTCAAGTTTTAAGCTTAGGGCAAAAACAGCGATTATCTATTGCTTGCGCCTTAGCTGCCAAACCTAAAATCTTAATCTTAGATGAACCTACCTCTGGGCAAGATTGCCGAGAACGCACTATGTTATTGCGCTTGATGCGAAAATTAAATGCTCAAGGTTTAGGTATCATCATGGTAACACATGATATGGATATCTTAGCTGAACATGCTGATAAAGTCATCGTCATCAATCAAGGAGAACTTGCCTTTGACGGTACGCCACTTGATTTATTTTCCCAAAAAGAATTGACGCTAAAGCTCGGTTTAGAATTACCTGAAGCTGTTTGTATCAGCCAGGAATTAGGTCTAGATATTTGCCTTACACCTATGGAAATTTACGCTCATTTACACAAACGAGGTTGA
- a CDS encoding ABC transporter ATP-binding protein: MELRWITITTLLLAIGVILRMVSPNIGGISLNWNIVMYCLAILLCRPTIKQGFGIGLVSGIIAMMTSKAALPYANLISDPLAATICALMVNSNLFNIKKSKISLIPFIVVFITTFISGGTFVTLTKIFLQLPMNIYLYAMLPAVALVALLGAVAGQLLYLPAFKIFNAKLNKNDKQFSLHDINLNIPQGSFCVITGVNGSGKTSLILNIAGSKPAYLSEIITSKINIANIDILNTPPKKLNELIGVVMADYNAQLVTQTVGDEIAFSLEISGLNAQEIIKRRRELLASVGLSDKEDMPISALSGGQKQRLAIASIMAMNTPIIILDEPVAAIDPEGAKDIYNLLVNLNKRYNKTIIVTEHDLKYVLDIADQLCVIDNGHLAYSGNVDDCLKYMYEEKIYPEVIPLRWKIRYEIGDNHVNAK; this comes from the coding sequence ATGGAGTTACGTTGGATAACTATTACTACTTTATTATTAGCCATCGGTGTAATTTTACGTATGGTTTCGCCAAATATTGGTGGCATATCTTTAAACTGGAATATTGTAATGTATTGTTTAGCGATATTATTATGTAGACCAACAATAAAACAAGGTTTCGGCATTGGTTTAGTTTCCGGTATCATCGCTATGATGACATCTAAAGCTGCTCTACCTTATGCTAATTTAATAAGTGATCCATTAGCTGCTACTATTTGCGCTTTAATGGTCAATAGCAATCTTTTCAACATTAAAAAATCTAAAATTTCACTAATTCCTTTTATCGTTGTATTTATCACTACTTTTATTAGTGGCGGTACTTTTGTTACTTTGACGAAAATCTTTTTACAACTTCCTATGAATATTTATCTTTATGCTATGCTTCCTGCTGTAGCTTTAGTTGCTCTTTTAGGTGCTGTTGCTGGTCAATTGTTATATTTACCTGCTTTTAAAATTTTCAATGCCAAATTAAATAAAAATGATAAACAATTTTCTTTGCACGATATAAATTTGAATATTCCTCAAGGTTCTTTTTGTGTAATCACAGGTGTAAATGGCAGTGGTAAAACTTCCTTAATCTTAAATATAGCTGGCAGTAAACCTGCATATCTAAGTGAAATCATCACCAGCAAAATAAATATAGCCAATATTGATATCTTGAATACACCACCTAAAAAACTCAATGAATTAATTGGTGTTGTCATGGCTGATTATAATGCTCAACTCGTAACGCAAACAGTTGGCGATGAAATCGCTTTTTCTCTTGAAATATCTGGTCTTAATGCTCAAGAAATCATCAAAAGACGACGCGAACTTTTAGCTAGCGTTGGTCTATCTGATAAAGAAGATATGCCGATTTCAGCTTTATCTGGCGGACAAAAACAACGACTTGCTATTGCCTCTATAATGGCAATGAATACACCTATCATCATTCTTGATGAACCAGTTGCAGCCATTGACCCTGAAGGCGCAAAAGATATCTATAATTTATTAGTCAATCTCAATAAAAGATATAATAAAACAATTATTGTAACTGAACATGATTTGAAATATGTGCTTGATATTGCTGACCAACTTTGTGTAATTGATAATGGTCATTTAGCTTACAGTGGTAATGTAGATGATTGTTTAAAATATATGTATGAAGAAAAAATTTATCCTGAAGTTATTCCTCTTCGCTGGAAAATACGCTATGAAATAGGTGATAATCATGTTAACGCTAAATAA
- a CDS encoding alpha/beta hydrolase, protein MKKFLHSLFIFFIGLLIGAILTFNTLGLILGNILYMELSNPQLNINLTSIVNHSQDLTRINQYQQENPNAQKVALYTPYGDSSRELVGTFINNNSKYKKTIILIHGLYQNRSMCLNYVNIYKQLGFNVLLIDLRGHGESDGIITWGQTEIRDIDMWCDYLRNTKQQELIGIHGISLGGAFALLHSGLSVHPADFYIEDSSYSDLKGLYYNHLHSMIQLPNDSKILDILWIYSQVCMYWHTGSTLDKLAPLKAVAHSTSPTLFLHGSADTLIPPNTLQELYDNCRATKSMHMFKDSTHAQAISNYPNEYFNVIKDFLVNNHFTTIQN, encoded by the coding sequence GTGAAAAAATTTCTTCATTCTTTATTTATATTTTTTATTGGACTTTTAATCGGTGCTATTTTAACCTTTAATACTTTAGGTTTAATTTTAGGCAATATTTTATATATGGAGCTTAGCAATCCCCAATTAAATATCAATCTCACTAGCATCGTAAATCATTCTCAAGATTTGACGCGAATAAATCAATATCAACAAGAAAATCCTAACGCTCAAAAAGTTGCTCTATACACTCCTTATGGTGATAGCTCTCGTGAATTAGTTGGCACTTTTATCAACAATAATTCCAAATATAAAAAGACAATTATTTTAATTCATGGTCTTTATCAAAATCGTTCCATGTGCTTAAATTATGTCAATATCTATAAACAATTAGGATTTAATGTCTTATTGATTGATTTGCGTGGTCATGGTGAAAGTGATGGCATCATCACTTGGGGACAAACAGAAATCCGTGATATTGATATGTGGTGCGATTATCTTCGCAATACGAAACAACAAGAATTAATTGGCATTCATGGAATTTCTCTAGGTGGTGCATTTGCCCTCTTGCACAGTGGATTATCTGTTCACCCTGCTGATTTTTACATTGAAGATAGTTCTTATAGTGATTTAAAAGGTCTTTATTACAATCATCTACACAGCATGATACAATTACCTAATGATTCCAAAATTCTTGATATCTTGTGGATTTATTCTCAAGTCTGCATGTATTGGCATACAGGTTCAACTTTAGATAAATTAGCTCCATTAAAAGCAGTAGCTCACTCCACAAGCCCTACATTATTTTTACATGGCAGTGCAGATACTTTAATCCCGCCAAATACACTTCAAGAATTATACGATAATTGTCGTGCAACAAAATCTATGCATATGTTCAAAGACTCTACACATGCTCAAGCTATTTCTAATTATCCTAATGAATATTTTAATGTAATAAAAGATTTTCTCGTTAATAATCATTTTACAACTATACAAAATTAA
- a CDS encoding cytochrome ubiquinol oxidase subunit I, whose product MDVITLSRLQFAITTIYHFLFVPVSLGLSIFIAIMQTMYLKTDNIVYKRLAKFFGKLFIISFAMGVVTGIVQEFHFGMNWSEYSRFMGDIFGAPLALEALTAFFLESVFLGVWIFGEGRLSKKLHCLSIWLVAFGSNLSAFWILVANSFMQHPVGYTIANGRAEMTDFFALVTNPYVVGQYAHTVLSGIVTAGVIVVAVSAYRLLSGQNVETFKTAIKSGIIYSLIGLFLVMGSGHLQAQFIGKNVPMKMAAMEALWETENPAPFTVIANIDTENKVNHDAIEVPYMLSMLIYDSPEGEVKGINELQEQYIQQYGYDDYIPNVVLLFWSFRIMIACGVAMIGAMILAGFLFYTKRLENARWLLNILVLLLPLPFIANTFGWIITEAGRQPWMVVGLQKVSDAVSQNITSTEVLITLVGFTLIYALLAVAAIFIALKFVKKDAHKMDDEGGQA is encoded by the coding sequence ATGGATGTTATAACTCTATCTAGATTGCAATTTGCAATCACAACAATTTACCATTTTTTATTTGTTCCGGTTTCATTAGGTTTATCCATTTTCATTGCTATTATGCAAACTATGTATTTAAAAACAGATAATATAGTTTATAAGCGTTTAGCAAAATTCTTTGGAAAACTCTTTATCATTTCATTTGCCATGGGTGTGGTAACTGGTATCGTACAGGAATTTCATTTTGGTATGAACTGGTCTGAATACTCTCGTTTCATGGGAGATATTTTTGGGGCACCACTTGCACTAGAAGCATTGACTGCATTTTTCTTAGAGTCTGTATTTTTAGGTGTATGGATTTTTGGTGAAGGTCGTTTATCCAAAAAATTACATTGTTTATCTATTTGGCTTGTAGCTTTTGGTAGTAATTTATCTGCTTTTTGGATTTTAGTTGCAAATTCTTTTATGCAACATCCTGTAGGTTATACTATTGCTAATGGCAGAGCTGAAATGACAGACTTTTTCGCATTAGTAACTAATCCTTATGTTGTAGGGCAATATGCTCATACTGTATTATCTGGTATTGTTACAGCTGGTGTGATTGTAGTGGCTGTAAGTGCTTATCGTTTATTGTCTGGTCAAAATGTAGAAACATTTAAAACAGCGATAAAATCAGGTATTATTTATAGTTTAATTGGTTTGTTCTTAGTAATGGGCAGTGGACATTTACAAGCTCAGTTTATCGGTAAAAATGTACCAATGAAGATGGCAGCTATGGAAGCTTTATGGGAAACTGAAAATCCAGCTCCTTTCACTGTAATAGCTAATATTGATACAGAAAATAAGGTAAATCATGATGCTATTGAAGTGCCATATATGTTATCTATGCTTATTTATGATAGCCCAGAAGGCGAAGTAAAAGGCATAAATGAATTGCAAGAACAATATATTCAACAATATGGTTATGATGATTACATTCCAAATGTAGTTTTGTTATTCTGGAGCTTTAGAATTATGATAGCTTGCGGTGTAGCTATGATTGGTGCAATGATTTTAGCAGGCTTTTTATTCTATACAAAACGTTTGGAAAATGCTCGTTGGCTCTTAAATATTTTAGTATTATTATTGCCATTGCCATTTATAGCAAATACTTTTGGTTGGATAATCACTGAAGCTGGTCGTCAGCCATGGATGGTAGTAGGTTTGCAAAAAGTATCTGATGCAGTATCTCAAAATATCACTAGCACAGAAGTTTTAATTACATTGGTAGGTTTTACACTTATTTATGCTTTATTAGCTGTAGCTGCTATCTTTATAGCTCTTAAATTCGTGAAAAAAGATGCTCATAAGATGGATGATGAAGGAGGGCAGGCATAA